A window from Drosophila willistoni isolate 14030-0811.24 chromosome XR unlocalized genomic scaffold, UCI_dwil_1.1 Seg143, whole genome shotgun sequence encodes these proteins:
- the LOC6646518 gene encoding uncharacterized protein LOC6646518, protein MASAPLRRFMPILMRTVVPMIGCALRQRGSSTKMKDEPRQGLIAARELAKLDNSKAKMSVGRRHLIAKLHAMRVNKFATATSSSSCADSFGQDEPEDEHNSWLSRGRKNQPQWNALGSASFVMISGGMSQAWGAGFAIHSGHRDQLLMTVHMQISWYAAATIGAILGALLTHRIPQQPIYIIGSCLVLACGVLFLAWPERSSVIIAARYLDGLANGLVFVPALSTVGEISVDSMRGLLSSSVDQLSCNTGIMMQLLYTSIWHIDWNVTIVADQVHGVLSIVYGVIALALAATLCVESPVYLLLRSNEQRAVAALRHLQRPYMVTSETFLQLDEHKRYVAANRELKLCEGCIQRGLPPLLKLLVQRCLSALGMTLVFWTALTETIARTSPHIRQCWPYMMLGILRWSGCLCVVPLMDTTGRKKPTLFGTFAAGAFAVAFATLFERMPHMISALAMLFSFQFFTGMANTASAVYMTEAFPLSIKPYFIALVYVMELLTRLIFCSYTPTLTGIATYFYAMGGLSMILFLLGIFSLPETRLTTLTEAQEKMRRWFNKDF, encoded by the exons ATGGCTTCTGCTCCACTTCGGAGATTTATGCCGATCTTGATGCGCACCGTGGTCCCAATGATCGGATGTGCCCTGCGTCAGCGGGGAAGTTCGACCAAGATGAAGGATGAACCACGTCAAGGATTGATTGCTGCCCGAGAGTTGGCAAAGTTGGATAATTCCAAAGCCAAG ATGAGTGTTGGCCGGCGGCACCTTATTGCTAAACTGCATGCAATGAGAGTAAATAAGTTTGCAACGGCAACATCGAGCTCATCGTGTGCCGATTCTTTTGGCCAGGATGAGCCCGAGGATGAGCACAATTCGTGGCTTAGCCGTGGACGTAAGAATCAACCGCAATGGAATGCCTTGGGATCAGCTTCATTTGTAATGATATCGGGAGGCATGAGCCAGGCATGGGGTGCCGGTTTTGCCATACACTCAGGTCATCGGGATCAATTGTTGATGACAGTTCATATGCAGATTAGTTGGTATGCAGCGGCCACAATTGGTGCCATACTTGGAGCCTTGCTAACACATCGGATACCCCAACAGCCAATTTAT ATCATTGGCTCCTGCCTGGTCTTGGCCTGTGGCGTACTCTTTTTGGCCTGGCCCGAACGTTCAAGCGTTATTATTGCCGCCCGCTATCTCGATGGCCTGGCCAATGGTCTTGTCTTTGTGCCTGCTCTCAGTACAGTTGGTGAGATATCTGTCGATAGTATGCGGGGTCTATTGTCCTCCAGTGTGGATCAATTGAGCTGCAATACGGGCATAATGATGCAGTTACTCTATACATCCATTTGGCATATCGACTGGAATGTTACCATTGTGGCCGATCAGGTTCATGGTGTTCTAAGCATAGTCTATGGTGTGATTGCTTTAGCCTTGGCAGCCACCTTGTGTGTGGAGTCACCGGTCTATCTATTACTTCGAAGCAACGAACAGAGGGCAGTGGCCGCTTTGCGCCATCTGCAGAGACCCTACATGGTGACAAGTGAAACGTTTCTACAGCTGGACGAACATAAACGTTATGTGGCCGCCAATCGGGAATTAAAATTATGCGAGGGTTGCATTCAAAGGGGCTTGCCGCCATTGCTAAAACTATTGGTGCAACGTTGCCTCAGTGCCCTGGGCATGACACTGGTCTTCTGGACAGCCCTAACCGAGACAATTGCACGCACATCGCCGCATATTCGTCAGTGTTGGCCCTATATGATGCTGGGCATTTTACGCTGGAGCGGTTGCCTATGTGTTGTCCCATTGATGGACACAACGGGTCGCAAGAAACCAACACTATTTGGAACCTTTGCCGCCGGGGCATTTGCTGTGGCCTTTGCCACATTGTTCGAGAGAATGCCCCATATGATCTCGGCCTTGGCCATGCTATTTAGCTTTCAATTTTTCACTGGCATGGCAAACACTGCTTCAGCTGTCTATATGACAGAAGCCTTTCCTTTGTCGATTAAACCATATTTTATTGCCTTGGTGTATGTGATGGAGCTGCTGACAAGACTTATCTTTTGCAGTTATACACCGACACTAACAGGCATAGCAACATATTTTTACGCCATGGGTGGTCTATcgatgattttatttctattgggcATCTTCTCATTGCCCGAGACACGCCTAACTACTCTGACAGAGGCACAAGAAAAAATGCGCAGATGGTTCAATAAAGATTTTTAA
- the LOC6646519 gene encoding uncharacterized protein LOC6646519, with the protein MMNDKQMPPQPPSYGFTSAPPPQPMVYPPPQYEGYAPPPPQYGYPPQPPPGQGYPPAAGYPPQAYAPPQPPPNFQQPQPHPEAVLVVPAGGWYSRNQKNKPQSNSASVAALIFISGGMNIAWSSGFRSAYSSTHIRIAWFIGAIIGAVISAFLANKVPKKIVGLFSAVLVTIAGIVVAATTYNEDAITAGLYLDGIANGLVFAPFIALVGEVTVFYMRGLNAATVDQLCFITGYMVQVIYTCSWSSSSYYNNSFTPDNMKGVLSAVYGILGIIFGALLCIESPVIELANGEEQKAIDILRRLQRPYTVTNETYEQLAEHKRYLAQNKDLTVGQSIVRAIPAFLRLCFLRALNAMSLASYITYAMIVANIANFHSSSLGWYVGFGLCRWFGNFITTFCMESVGRKKPILIGLLVCGGISFGMASQLSWPFSGIRTMMLVFQFFAGVAFTATSPYLTEGYPLGVKQHFIAFTFIVEMLVFLIIGACTWSFTGGTNYFYIIGVLYLIGFIAGIFCLPETKGTTLRQAQDKFKGISSRGF; encoded by the exons ATGATGAACGACAAGCAAATGCCGCCTCAGCCGCCATCATATGGTTTCACATCGGCTCCACCACCACAACCCATGGTATATCCTCCTCCGCAATATGAAGGATatgcaccaccaccaccacagtACGGTTATCCTCCGCAACCACCACCAGGACAAGGCTATCCGCCAGCAGCAGGATATCCACCACAAGCCTATGCACCACCTCAACCACCTCCAAATTTTCAACAACCACAACCCCATCCCGAAGCTGTTTTGGTGGTTCCCGCCGGTGGCTGGTATAGCCgtaatcaaaaaaataaaccacaaTCAAACTCCGCTAGCGTTG CTGCTCTCATCTTCATCTCTGGCGGCATGAACATTGCCTGGAGCAGCGGTTTTCGTTCAGCTTATAGTTCAACTCATATTCGAATTGCTTGGTTCATTGGAGCAATAATTGGAGCAGTTATCAGTGCATTTCTTGCCAATAAGGTGCCCAAAAAAATTGTGGGG cTATTCAGTGCTGTGTTAGTTACCATTGCTGGCATTGTGGTTGCTGCTACAACTTACAATGAAGATGCCATAACGGCGGGTCTTTATCTCGATGGCATTGCGAATGGATTGGTATTTGCTCCCTTTATCGCCTTGGTGGGTGAAGTTACAGTTTTCTATATGCGTGGACTGAACGCTGCCACCGTTGATCAATTATGCTTTATAACTGGCTATATGGTGCAAGTTATATATACTTGTTCTTGGTCTAGTAGTTCCTATTATAATAATAGCTTCACGCCCGATAATATGAAGGGAGTTCTAAGTGCCGTTTATGGAATTCTTGGCATAATTTTTGGTGCCCTTCTGTGCATTGAGTCACCAGTGATAGAATTGGCCAATGGTGAGGAGCAAAAGGCAATTGATATATTGCGTCGCTTGCAGAGACCCTATACAGTGACTAATGAGACCTACGAACAATTGGCAGAGCACAAACGTTATTTGGCCCAAAATAAGGATCTCACTGTGGGCCAAAGTATCGTGCGAGCCATACCAGCATTTTTGCGTTTATGCTTCCTACGAGCCTTGAATGCCATGTCTCTGGCCTCTTACATAACATATGCAATGATAGTCGCCAACATAGCCAACTTCCACTCCTCAAGTCTAGGATGGTACGTTGGCTTTGGCCTCTGTCGTTGGTTTGGCAACTTTATAACCACTTTCTGTATGGAATCAGTGGGCCGCAAGAAGCCGATTCTTATCGGACTGCTCGTATGCGGTGGTATATCCTTTGGCATGGCTAGCCAGTTATCGTGGCCATTCTCTGGCATACGCACCATGATGCTAGTTTTCCAGTTTTTCGCAGGTGTTGCCTTTACGGCCACCTCACCATATCTAACGGAGGGTTATCCATTGGGCGTTAAACAGCATTTTATTGCATTTACTTTTATTGTGGAAATGCTTGTGTTTCTCATAATCGGAGCTTGTACTTGGAGCTTCACTGGAGGCACAAACTATTTCTACATTATCGGTGTACTGTATCTTATTGGTTTCATAGCTGGAATCTTTTGTCTACCAGAGACAAAGGGAACAACATTGCGGCAGGCACAGGATAAATTCAAAGGGATCTCTAGCAGGGGCTTTTAG